GCCATGCTCAAGTGTGTTTGTGTCTTATACGATATTGCCCTCTCGTGGGTGCTTGGAGCATGGCACAGTTCCCCCTCTCCACCAGCCCATGCACCTGACACAGCGCTGCCCATCAAACACATCCTCCCGGCTTCCAGTATTTCCCTGGTCTTCCCTCGCACTTCTCCCTTAGCTGAGTAAGCCAGAGCCACCGAGACAAAAGGACTCCCAGTTCAGAAGAGATACAGCCAGGCTAGGAAACATAGCTCTTTTATTAAATATAAAAGCCAGCAATATGCTGTATGTAACAtcagaggcagctgcctgcttcacAGTTTCCACAACAGAAAAAGCTCCTGCAGGAAGCCACAGCCATGACCCTGGGGATTATCGGAGGACTTGAAAGGGGCATTCAAaaatatatctctctatatatatatatctgtgcaTAAAGAATAAGAGTCCCACTGAGGCAATGGTGGAAGTGCTAGAAATCACAGCCTGTGCTGCTAGGCTTGGCTGGCCAGAAGGTGTGAAGAGACACTGTCCCCAGCCAGCAACATCTCCACCGGCAAAACCCTTGGTTGATCCGACTGCCGATGGCCTCAGTAGTGAGGTAGGGGCTATTTCAGCAGAAGCTGGATGGCTCCCCCGGTTAGAAAATAAACTCCAAGCCCTGCTGGAAGAGCAGAGCAGACCTCCCAGGTCTGCTTTCATAGGAGAATCCCTACCAGTGGGCTCCAAAGCCAGCAAGGCTGGAGAGATGTGGGATACAGGCAGTCTGAAAGCCTCAGAGATGGACTGGGGACCCCACCGCCTTCACCTTGTGGGGCTGGAACTGATCAGATCCACCTCTAAGGTGCACATAAGGTTTAGAGTAACAACGCAGCCTGGGTGCATCAGGTGACAGGGCTCCCCATGTCCAGACCGGTGGCCAACTCCCCTCCTTGCCACCCTCCAGCAGGAACCTCAGGCCAGCTGCTCTTCCAGCCGCATCCCCCCCGAGCCAAGGGATCTTGCTTTCTGGACGCAGCTGGCCACTTGAGACTCCAGCTCGCCCCTGCAGAGCTCTGGGAAGCCACCTCAGTGAGCAACCGGAGGACAATAGAATAAGCAAAACCTCTCAGTCATGGAGAAATGTCTGGAGCAGATGGAAATGATTCAGGACCCTGAGTGCCATCTAAATCGGGAGAgaaatggggcagaggcaggttcTGGACAAGCACGACAGACAGGCTAACAGCTGGGGGCCAGACCTGCGACCATCGACATCTAGGTGTCAATTCAAGGTGATGCCAACATCTCTAGTCCTCAGAGCAGGTAACAGGTGGGACATCAGCGGAGGCATCTCGTGGACTCACCGGGACCGAGATGCAATGGAGTCATCCCCTCCAGCTGTTTCAATACTGTTGTGGGTGAAAGCCTTCAGGCCAGGATTATATAAATGGCGAAGCCAAGCCTGGCTTTTTCCTTCAGGCCTGCCCCATGGGACAGACTGATTAACTACCAGAGGCATTTGCTCAGGAGCTCAGGTCTTGACGCCTGTTCTCCATCTGTGGACAAATGCAATGCACCACTGTAGAGAGCAAGGAAAGGGCTGGGATCTCCAGAGCCCCAGTGCCCTGGTCTACTGATGCTGGGCATGGTTTGGAGACCAGGATGCTTTCAAGAGGTTTCAGTGGGCACATCAGCTATTCACCTCTGCAAATCTTGGGCCTCAAGCTCCTAATGTCCTTTCACTGCGTTTCACCAGCCCCTTCTACAGAGATGGAGAGGGGTGCTGGAGAAAGTTTGTGCCACTGCTGGCAGATGGGCTGGATGGAGCGGAGGTCATGGTTAGTCTTAGCTGGAGGGCACCGTCGTAACATCCACAGCTGTCTCCTCCTCAGGCAGTGTTGCTGCAGCAGCCGGCAGCTCTATCTTGATGCTGGCCAGTGAGCCCGTCTCCTGGGCCTCATCAGTCACTCCTGGCTTCCCCAGCACGCTCCGGAGCTGCATCCAGAAGAAGGGCTGGCGGCTGGGCTCTCCGGGCCACTCCAGGTAGGTCTTGGTGCCCAGCATCTTCCGAAGCTTGCAGAACTTgtggggcaggctctgggggTCAATGGCTTCCTTGACCACCAGGATGACGTCCTCGTAGCCCAGCCCCACGGCCCGCTGGTGCGCAAAGTAAAGCTCATAGTTGCACCACTCGCTGTCGATGAAGCTGTGGGAGAGGACGAAGATGATCTTGTAGCTGTTCTCGATGTTCTCGATGATGTTGTCAATGATCCAGCGCCCGGGCGTGAAGTCACGCTCATGGATGCAGACACGGTATGGCGGCTGGGCGCTCTCCAGGCGccgcagcagctcctgcctcaccCAGTCGGCGTCAGAGTAGCTGTAGGAGATGAAGGCATGGTAGGCATAGGTCCTGGCAGGCTGGGCCCGCCGGGCACGGTACCGTGACTGCACGATGTGGAATGTAGCTCGCAGGTACCACGGCACATCGAATCGCCAGCACAGCACCATGCAGGCAACCACCACCACAGCTGTGACCGCCACGGAGATGGCCACCACCACCCTCACGTCACACTCTACCAGCCCCGGGGCATAGGCTgctacagctgtgtccagcaggGCCTCAGGGTGGTAGCATGTCCACCCTTGCGGCCAGCCCACTAGGGTCAGGCGGCCTCGCTCCCGAGTCTCCTGCAGGAAGCTGTAGAGGTCACAAGTGCAGTGGTACGGGTTGTTGTTGGCCTGCAGCTTGCTCAGCTGGGGCATGTTGACGAAGGAGCCTTTGCTGATGACCCCGAAAGAGTTGCCGTCAATGGCCAGCACCCGCAGGCTGGGGCAGCGCCACTCTGAGGGGATGAACTTGATCTTGTTCCCGCTCAGCCGCAGCTCCTGGAGCTCGGTACTGCGAGCAAAGTAGTCCATCTCCAGCCGGTCCACCTGGGAGTCAGACAAATCCAGGTagcgcagggtggtgggcagACACTGGAAGGCCTCCGTGGTCACCAAGTTGTGGTGCAGCGAGAGCCACACCAAGCCGGGGTTCCACCGGCAGGATCCCTGCTGAGCCCCCAGGTTGTTGTAGCTGGCGTTGATGTGGGTGAGCCGGGGCCAGGTGACCGTGATCATAGCTAGTATGTCTAATCTGGTCAGCTCATTGTGGGCCAGCATGAACTGCTCCATCTTGGGTATGATGTCCTGGTAGTGGCAGGCCTGGTTGTAGAGGTAGGTGTCCTGCAGCCGGTTGTGGGAGATGTCCAGGAAAACCACACTGCGCATCTCATCCCAGGCATCACAGGGCACGAAGTTGAAGTTGACATTGATGATGGAGAGGTTGGTCACCTGGCTGAACCAGGTGAACGTCCAGTCGAAGCGCAGGATGTCGGGGTTGCTGATGTCCTTGAGCAGCAGGTGGTCCAGGCGTGGGCGCAAGAGCCCAGCCTCCGAGCGGTTCCACTGTGGTGAACGGGCAAAGTCGATGGCCACCAGTGAGAGATCGCGGATGCGGGACTTC
This sequence is a window from Alligator mississippiensis isolate rAllMis1 chromosome 15, rAllMis1, whole genome shotgun sequence. Protein-coding genes within it:
- the LOC102572093 gene encoding toll-like receptor 2, which encodes MLTALLANACMTLGLLLTGLVGGAGALPCSTHGDTTMICKGQNLVSIPRDLPSSIMFLDLSYNRLQEVPTAAFSGLPQLRQLDLGFNNLSRLAADAFVTNVRLEKLRLFNNSLQEIPSLALKPLKNLKWLDMSNNLYPRATLDGVFSTLRSLQELSMGGPLIQVLGQQDFQPLRNIALDKFSLKTASSLLAYEEGAFQPLNTTVLWCDIALDQNPKALPMMLRDLRGSPVRHLRFRNLFEFTYYTQSLDIFTGLAEVEAQELVFYRGKFNENLLRLVLINVQKSRIRDLSLVAIDFARSPQWNRSEAGLLRPRLDHLLLKDISNPDILRFDWTFTWFSQVTNLSIINVNFNFVPCDAWDEMRSVVFLDISHNRLQDTYLYNQACHYQDIIPKMEQFMLAHNELTRLDILAMITVTWPRLTHINASYNNLGAQQGSCRWNPGLVWLSLHHNLVTTEAFQCLPTTLRYLDLSDSQVDRLEMDYFARSTELQELRLSGNKIKFIPSEWRCPSLRVLAIDGNSFGVISKGSFVNMPQLSKLQANNNPYHCTCDLYSFLQETRERGRLTLVGWPQGWTCYHPEALLDTAVAAYAPGLVECDVRVVVAISVAVTAVVVVACMVLCWRFDVPWYLRATFHIVQSRYRARRAQPARTYAYHAFISYSYSDADWVRQELLRRLESAQPPYRVCIHERDFTPGRWIIDNIIENIENSYKIIFVLSHSFIDSEWCNYELYFAHQRAVGLGYEDVILVVKEAIDPQSLPHKFCKLRKMLGTKTYLEWPGEPSRQPFFWMQLRSVLGKPGVTDEAQETGSLASIKIELPAAAATLPEEETAVDVTTVPSS